Proteins co-encoded in one Ictalurus punctatus breed USDA103 chromosome 18, Coco_2.0, whole genome shotgun sequence genomic window:
- the akna gene encoding microtubule organization protein AKNA yields MEGKRNTTRVRMRAWTPASGYSSPPSPVSSQLSWDEGRDEDFQSQMDENGIIGLRETQEELEEEDEVVLEEEEYMFSDVGTPEPEEGPPTALEHLSCHLSELLDSEPLTQPIGDDVEYSVSLEDWSDDDEEKLDDEDQKSINVRRPIPHLRPDRGLVSGITNDEIEEITTRRDESYPLQRNIDPQDNWMDSHDVTSHEGMDNNDNNKSDIATLEMRAPSQNSCDERSHVSSSPSFMSAPRSHIRPPLPEPTLQEEAANCRIEAETFAELGGSNSSRLHSPRTYRAVRLLQKEEPASVLSIFESENGSSELEQKSAGPRQSRHVYSRRNINSTPQEDHPSSSSAQPAAKASTYGRRRHHRPSKTSHTDLNDVRKGQLSHPLPDFSKVEPRVRLPKSSYKPPKSQKPPHKEDSKPEGPVVFKSPADIVMEALLSNSEGPSDTATPTVSQKPLNTTMPEEFWCPLQASTMVQQLQEDYNRLLTKYAEAENTIDRLRLEAKVCLYSDPPKPIQPALSGVLKEGSKVMTLSFPQAQRAQLGAEAVRPIQQRLGSATRETPARPSSVDSFSSSWCESAAASPLTEALSKQMARFQLQVNEFEKLLKSQTLQPNEQAQGLSQLAQGQDSIERAYLAARDTHQQLQRQTGGTSGPFDPDRELESLIFQSGLQLEDLKEWIDQSERNRLIEPTPSDPPRSLQPCVSLKETEPQPEKPAAAAHAEVMVGLEVSSVSGESDGRREDDEEDMRPSVLRPLNRKHQRVEEDFSNLMDHYQNFRDFSKVLDRDQADVDQNSSALRDHSPHPASIDGIEIEQQQRSKDERDSNKPLQPRPTADSLSGPSCSSHVCNSMETLPEASASALPRKQGSGRRGSIKSRSSLGERAAMGRRASKENALRAQLQDGVVTPETDSGFVGSESSRLTPAAQSPVQQRAAVRATRPSVSQEKCQINPKSSSPAHAQPSLDPSRAHAIASGGAPGTLGRRGEARMQHIPSLSTSSSPALRWPSTPLQPWPSSGVSELEQPSECAHSISEDGTRQGDRPAQPSTQDPSYFRSSSLTAPYLHGDHLKAQSSGQLANHHEAIESLQAEVHRLREHLEGTLRTASPPHRVRVPPSPSKDIRDHAPPHTSTPHPRQRDFRSLETKTAGKKEPRESGGTLKGEQERTIPRRRSASVPRLRPQTDSSTDSEHTQSEDMTPKHIRASLLMSHTTRRARAETRRSPKTHTNGQKRSISAERSDARNDEAESRGRPVPLCLSCLARRNRTSGCQARNVSSPSHTRYYSNHCPLCGATNRETVLRPAKQSSMQKETRPVRSTHMQTGGMYLAVAPPPPVIGSVPVLQCVPVCPSVLYYSSPVVSASYQKPLYFSLSDGKGYRGHRRRSQSVDAQRSLNRSLERAIAAASSVREMSQRMVHSLSSGLHHMSPLTKSCTY; encoded by the exons ATGGAGGGAAAAAGGAACACCACCAGAGTGCGGATGCGTGCGTGGACCCCTGCCTCGGGATACTCTTCACCGCCCAGCCCGGTCAGCTCACAGCTCAGCTGGGACGAAGGCAGAGATGAGGACTTCCAGAGCCAAATGGATGAGAATGGCATCATAGGTCTGAGAGAGACACAAGAAGAG ctggaggaagaagatgagGTTGTATTAGAGGAAGAAGAGTACATGTTTTCAGATGTTGGGACTCCAGAGCCTGAAGAAGGTCCACCTACTGCACTGGAACATCTCAGCTGTCACCTGAGTGAGCTGCTGGACTCTGAGCCTCTCACCCAACCCATAGGAG atgatgtCGAGTATAGTGTTTCTCTGGAGGACtggagtgatgatgatgaagagaaaCTTGACGACGAAGATCAGAAGAGCATTAACGTCCGCAGACCTATCCCACATTTAAGGCCAGACAGAGGTCTGGTTTCGGGAATTACGAACGATGAGATTGAGGAGATTACGACGCGTAGAGATGAGTCATATCCTCTTCAAAGGAATATAGACCCCCAGGATAACTGGATGGACAGCCATGATGTCACCAGTCATGAAGGAATGGATAATAACGACAACAACAAGTCTGATATAGCGACTTTAGAAATGCGCGCACCCTCCCAGAACAGTTGCGATGAGAGGAGTCATGTGTCTTCCTCACCTTCCTTCATGAGCGCTCCTCGGTCCCATATACGTCCCCCCCTCCCCGAACCGACTTTACAGGAGGAGGCGGCTAACTGTAGGATTGAAGCTGAAACATTTGCAGAGCTAGGTGGGTCTAACAGCAGTCGACTCCACAGCCCTAGAACTTACCGAGCTGTCAGACTGCTGCAGAAGGAGGAGCCTGCGTCTGTACTGAGTATCTTTGAGTCAGAAAATGGTTCGTCTGAATTGGAGCAAAAGTCTGCTGGACCTCGTCAAAGTCGCCATGTTTACTCTCGTCGAAATATAAATTCTACACCACAGGAGGATCACCCATCTTCCAGCTCTGCACAGCCTGCAGCTAAAGCCTCCACGTATGGACGCAGGAGACACCACAGACCCTCCAAAACCTCTCACACTGACCTGAATGATGTGAG GAAGGGCCAGCTGAGTCACCCGTTACCAGATTTTTCCAAAGTGGAGCCCCGAGTTCGTTTGCCCAAAAGCAGCTACAAGCCCCCGAAGAGTCAGAAGCCTCCTCACAAGGAAGACTCCAAACCGGAAGGTCCTGTAGTGTTCAAATCCCCTGCTGACATTGTGATGGAGGCTCTGTTGAGTAATTCTGAAGGGCCCTCGGATACTGCAACCCCCACTGTCTCCCAGAAGCCCTTGAATACTACAATGCCTGAGGAGTTCTGGTGCCCTCTGCAGGCCAGCACTATGGTGCAACAGCTTCAG GAGGATTACAATAGGCTTCTGACGAAGTATGCGGAGGCTGAGAATACCATTGACAGGCTACGTTTGGAAGCTAAG GTTTGCCTGTACTCGGATCCTCCCAAACCCATCCAGCCTGCTCTGTCAGGTGTTCTGAAGGAGGGGTCAAAGGTTATGACCCTGAGTTTTCCCCAGGCTCAGAGGGCACAGCTGGGAGCGGAAGCTGTCCGGCCGATCCAGCAAAGGCTCGGCTCGG CTACCAGAGAGACACCCGCTCGCCCGTCCTCTGTAGACTCTTTTTCTTCCAGCTGGTGTGAATCTGCTGCTGCATCTCCACTAACCGAGGCACTCTCCAAGCAGATGGCGAGATTTCAGCTACAG GTTAATGAGTTTGAGAAACTACTAAAGAGCCAAACACTTCAACCTAATGAGCAGGCACAG GGGTTGTCTCAGCTGGCCCAGGGTCAGGATTCGATAGAAAGGGCTTACCTTGCCGCTCGAGATACGCATCAACAACTGCAGAGGCAAACAGGAGGGACGTCAGGACCTTTTGACCCTGACAG GGAACTCGAAAGTCTGATATTTCAGTCGGGGTTACAATTGGAGGACCTGAAGGAGTGGATAGACCAGTCGGAACGTAATCGGCTCATAGAACCTACCCCGAGCGACCCCCCTCGCTCCCTTCAGCCCTGCGTGTCTCTGAAAGAGACAGAGCCGCAGCCCGAG AAACCCGCCGCTGCAGCTCATGCAGAGGTCATGGTCGGCTTGGAGGTGAGTTCTGTCAGTGGGGAGAGCGATGGACGCAGAGAGGACGACGAAGAGGACATGCGTCCATCTGTCCTCCGTCCACTGAACCGCAAACATCAACGTGTGGAGGAAGACTTTAGCAACCTGATGGATCA CTACCAGAACTTCAGGGATTTTTCCAAGGTCCTAGACAGAGACCAGGCTGATGTGGACCAGAATTCCTCGGCGTTAAGAGATCATTCTCCTCACCCAGCCAGTATTGATGGGATAGAAATTGAACAGCAGCAGAGAAGCAAAGACGAGAGGGACTCGAACAAACCTCTCCAGCC ACGGCCAACGGCAGACTCTCTCTCAGGCCCCTCTTGTAGCTCACATGTGTGTAACTCTATGGAAACTCTCCCAGAGGCCTCAGCTTCAGCATTACCAAGGAAACAGGGCAGTGGAAGGAGAGGTAGCATAAAGTCCCGTAGCAGCCTGGGAGAGAGAGCAGCCATGGGAAGAAGGGCCTCTAAAGAGAATGCACTGAGAGCACAGCTTCAG GATGGCGTGGTAACTCCAGAAACAGATAGTGGGTTCGTGGGCTCAGAGAGCAGTCGACTGACACCTGCAGCACAAAGCCCtgtccagcagagggcagcAGTGAG GGCGACAAGGCCATCTGTCTCGCAGGAAAAGTGCCAAATAAATCCTAAGTCTAGCTCTCCAGCACACGCACAGCCCTCTTTAGATCCCTCTAGAGCCCATGCCATTGCCTCTGGGGGTGCTCCAGGAACCCTGGGGAGAAGAGGAGAGGCAAGGATGCAGCACATTCCCAGTCTGTCTACTTCCAGCTCCCCCGCCTTGCGCTGGCCCAGCACACCTCTCCAGCCTTGGCCTAGTAGCGGCGTTAGCGAGCTGGAGCAACCGAGTGAATGTG CCCATTCCATATCAGAAGATGGAACACGACAGGGTGACCGACCCGCACAGCCGTCCACTCAGGATCCGTCTTATTTCAGAAGCTCCTCCCTCACTGCACCGTATCTCCATGGTGACCACCTCAAAGCCCAAAGTTCTGGGCAGCTGGCGAATCACCA cgagGCCATTGAGTCTCTTCAGGCAGAGGTGCACAGACTCAGGGAGCACTTAGAGGGAACTCTCAGGACAGCCAGTCCTCCCCATCGTGTGAGAGTGCCCCCTTCTCCCTCAAAGGACATTAGAGACCATGCACCTCCTCACACATCTACACCTCATCCACGGCAGCGTGATTTCAG gtcTTTGGAGACAAAGACAGCTGGCAAGAAAGAACCAAGAGAGAGTGGGGGCACTTTAAAGGGGGAACAAGAAAGAACTATACCAAGGAGGAGATCAGCATCCGTGCCCCGCCTCAGACCACAGACAGATTCCA gTACAGATTCGGAGCATACCCAGTCTGAAGACATGACACCGAAGCACATCCGAGCATCGCTTTTGATGTCACACACGACCCGGAGAGCGAGGGCTGAAACTAGACGGAGCCCAAAGACCCACACAAATG GCCAGAAGCGTAGCATATCTGCTGAGAGATCGGATGCGAGAAATGATGAGGCCGAAAGCAGAGGAAGGCCAGTACCTTTGTGCTTGAGCTGCTTGGCACGACGCAACAGAACCTCTGGAT gTCAAGCAAGAAACGTTAGCTCACCTAGTCACACTCGTTACTACTCTAATCACTGTCCACTGTGTGGAGcaacaaacagagagacagtcCTTAGACCTG CAAAACAAAGCTCCATGCAGAAGGAAACTCGGCCAGTGAGGTCCACACACATGCAGACGGGGGGTATGTACCTGGCAGTAGCACCTCCCCCTCCAGTGATTGGCAGCGTGCCTGTGCTCCAGTGTGTGCCGGTCTGTCCTTCAGTCCT CTACTACTCCAGCCCTGTGGTGTCAGCCTCCTACCAAAAGCCTCTTTACTTTTCACTGAGTGACGGGAAAGGCTACAGGGGTCACCGTAGGCGCTCTCAATCTGTAGACGCACAGCGCTCTCTCAACCGTTCTCTGGAGCGTGCCATCGCCGCCGCCAGTAGCGTGAGAGAGATGTCTCAGCGCATGGTGCACTCTCTCTCCTCAGGACTGCATCACATGAGCCCACTCACAAAATCCTGCACCTACTGA